A window of the bacterium genome harbors these coding sequences:
- a CDS encoding pilus assembly protein PilM, with amino-acid sequence MGLFGRKRLTAGLDIGSGFIKLVAIDHSKAEPEIVKVAMSPLVQDAIVDGEIMDPLLVTSTIRSVVESAGIKIRDVVAAVGGHDVIIKKIQMDRMSEANAREVIRWEAEQHVPFDMESVQLDFQILDPEGDSPQMSVLLVAAKRELIENRMSLLADAGLTASIIDVESFALHNAFGRNYPNFDSGMVALVNIGHETTNINVLDDGIPVLVRDIPFGSRRLREALQRERGLTADEAEAVVQGHVGGNGHGVDLRSFVAERAEELAIGIERAAAVVTAQTGGQGIGRVFLSGGGARVPGIVDAIGSRLGVRTEIANPVERIAVRSDVAEDVELDDIAPMLMLSVGLALRRTR; translated from the coding sequence ATGGGACTCTTCGGCAGGAAACGGCTCACCGCGGGCCTCGACATCGGGAGCGGCTTCATCAAGCTGGTGGCCATCGACCATTCCAAGGCCGAGCCCGAGATCGTCAAGGTCGCCATGAGCCCGCTCGTCCAGGACGCGATCGTGGACGGCGAGATCATGGACCCGCTTCTGGTCACGTCCACCATCCGCTCGGTCGTCGAGAGCGCGGGCATCAAGATCCGTGATGTCGTCGCGGCGGTGGGCGGACACGACGTGATCATCAAGAAGATCCAGATGGACCGGATGAGTGAGGCCAACGCGCGGGAGGTCATCCGCTGGGAGGCCGAGCAGCACGTGCCGTTCGACATGGAGAGCGTGCAGCTCGACTTCCAGATCCTGGACCCCGAAGGCGACTCCCCCCAGATGTCGGTGCTGCTGGTCGCGGCGAAGCGCGAGCTGATCGAGAACCGTATGTCTCTGCTCGCGGACGCCGGCCTCACGGCATCCATCATCGACGTCGAATCGTTCGCGCTCCACAACGCCTTCGGGCGGAACTACCCGAACTTCGACAGCGGCATGGTCGCGCTCGTCAACATCGGGCACGAGACGACCAACATCAACGTGCTGGACGACGGCATCCCCGTCCTCGTCCGCGACATCCCCTTCGGCTCCCGGCGCCTGCGTGAGGCGCTCCAGCGGGAGCGCGGTCTCACCGCGGATGAGGCCGAGGCGGTGGTCCAGGGCCACGTCGGCGGCAACGGCCATGGCGTGGATCTCCGGAGCTTCGTCGCCGAACGCGCCGAGGAGCTCGCCATCGGGATCGAGCGGGCTGCCGCGGTCGTCACGGCGCAGACGGGCGGCCAGGGGATCGGCCGCGTGTTCCTCTCGGGCGGAGGTGCCCGCGTTCCCGGCATCGTGGACGCGATCGGGAGCCGGCTCGGCGTCCGCACCGAGATCGCCAACCCGGTGGAGCGGATCGCTGTTCGGTCCGACGTGGCCGAGGACGTCGAACTCGACGACATCGCGCCAATGCTCATGCTCTCCGTCGGGCTCGCGCTCCGTCGCACCCGATAG